In Gopherus evgoodei ecotype Sinaloan lineage chromosome 21, rGopEvg1_v1.p, whole genome shotgun sequence, a single window of DNA contains:
- the LOC115637861 gene encoding olfactory receptor 14A16-like — protein sequence MVNQSTMTEFLLQGFSDVQELQILHFLVFLVIYLAALVGNLLIIIAIATDHHLHTPMYFFLGNLSFLDVCYISVTVPKSMVNSLNNTRLISFFGCAAQLYFGITFAFAEVTLLTAMAYDRYIAICHPLHYRVIMTRGVCAQMAAVSWISSCIYSLCHTANTFLLPFCGPSVVDQFFCDIPQLLKLSCADTSANEIVVIVLSALVGLFFFISILVSYIHIFSAVLRIPSAQGRYKAFSTCLRHLLVFSLFISTCIYTYLRPGSASSPYQGMLAAVLYTVVSPIINPLIYSLRNQEIKEALGKILSKTFFTKSLFIS from the coding sequence ATGGTCAACCAAAGCACTATGACCGAGTTCCTTCTCCAGGGATTCTCTGACGTTCAGGAGTTGCAGATTTTACACTTCTtggtgtttctagtgatttaTCTGGCAGCCCTGGTGGGCAATCTTCTCATCATCATAGCCATTGCCACTGACcaccaccttcacacccccatgtacttcttcctgggcaaCTTATCCTTCCTAGATGTCTGCTACATCTCCGTCACTGTCCCCAAGTCCATGGTGAACTCCTTAAACAACACCAGGCTGATCTCTTTCTTTGGCTGTGCTGCCCAACTCTATTTTGGCATCACCTTTGCCTTTGCAGAGGTGACCCTTCTCACTGCAATGGCATATGACCGCTACATTGCAATCTGCCATCCTTTGCATTATAGGGTCATTATGACCAGAGGGGTATGTGCACAGATGGCAGCTGTTTCCTGGATCAGCAGCTGTATCTATTCATTGTGCCACACTGCTAATACCTTCCTATTACCTTTCTGTGGGCCCAGTGTTGttgatcagttcttctgtgataTCCCACAGCTACTGAAACTCTCTTGTGCTGATACAAGCGCTAATGAAATTGTGGTTATTGTATTAAGTGCTTTGGTgggtttatttttcttcatttcaataTTAGTGTCCTACATTCACATCTTTTCTGCTGTGCTAAGAATTCCCTCTGCACAGGGCAggtataaagccttctccacttgTTTGCGTCACTTACTTGTATTTTCATTGTTTATCAGCACATGCATATATACGTACCTAAGGCCAGGATCAGCATCTTCCCCGTATCAGGGCATGTTGGCTGCTGTGTTGTATACTGTGGTTTCCCCAATAATAAATCCACTCATTTACAGCCTGAGAAACCAGGAGATAAAAGAAGCTCTGGGCAAAATTTTAAGCAAGACGTTCTTCACCAAGAGCCTTTTTATCTCTTAA